In Leishmania infantum JPCM5 WGS CACT00000000 data, contig 9, whole genome shotgun sequence, the following proteins share a genomic window:
- the LPG2 gene encoding lipophosphoglycan biosynthetic protein (lpg2), protein MNHTRSVMEAVLAVITYSFCSVSMILVNKLIMNTYDMNFPFGILVLQTGGALVIVALAKAARFIEYPAFSFDVAKKWLPLTLLFVAMLFTSMKSLGTMSVAAQTILKNLAVVLIALGDKFLYGKAQTPMVYFSFALMILGSLLGAKGDKWVTAWGLVWTFLNIVSTVSYTLYMKAVLGSVSNSIGRYGPVFYNNLLSLPFFLIMGVGDIMPFSAAIGDTIMFGKLVLTFSVLVSSVMTFSVFWCMSITSPTTMSVVGSLNKIPLTFLGMLVFHQFPTATGYLGIMIALSAGFLYTHLNIRANRAKASSDTEHQMQQAGKTTAESIVLVRADENSNDTSKSE, encoded by the coding sequence ATGAACCATACTCGCTCTGTGATGGAGGCGGTTCTCGCCGTCATCACGTATAGCTTCTGCAGCGTGAGCATGATTCTCGTGAACAAGCTAATCATGAACACGTACGACATGAACTTCCCATTCGGAATCTTGGTGCTGCAGACAGGTGGTGCACTAGTGAttgtggcgctggcgaaggcaGCTCGCTTCATTGAGTACCCGGCCTTTTCATTCGACGTGGCGAAAAAGTGGCTTCCTCTTACTCTGCTCTTTGTGGCAATGCTGTTCACATCCATGAAGAGCTTGGGCACGATGTCCGTCGCGGCTCAGACGATTCTCAAGAATCTGGCCGTTGTCTTGATCGCACTCGGCGACAAATTCCTCTACGGCAAGGCGCAAACCCCGATGGTCTACTTTTCTTTTGCGTTGATGATCCTCGGCAGCTTGCTTGGCGCCAAGGGCGATAAGTGGGTAACAGCGTGGGGTCTGGTCTGGACGTTTCTTAACATTGTCTCCACCGTCTCGTACACGCTGTACATGAAGGCTGTCCTTGGCTCTGTCAGTAACTCGATCGGCCGCTACGGTCCTGTCTTCTACAACAACTTGCTGTCCCTGCCCTTTTTCCTGATAATGGGTGTCGGTGACATCATGCCGTTCTCGGCAGCAATCGGTGACACAATCATGTTTGGCAAGCTGGTGCTAACGTTCTCGGTGCTGGTGAGCTCCGTGATGACGTTCTCCGTCTTTTGGTGCATGTCTATAACCTCGCCCACCACAATGAGCGTCGTAGGCTCACTGAACAAGATACCCCTCACCTTTCTGGGCATGCTTGTGTTCCACCAGTTTCCCACTGCAACGGGTTATCTGGGCATCATGATCGCGCTATCCGCAGGCTTCCTATACACGCACCTCAACATCAGGGCGAACCGCGCCAAGGCTTCTTCCGATACGGAGCACCAGATGCAGCAGGCCGGCAAGACGACAGCGGAGTCGATCGTGCTGGTGCGCGCGGACGAGAACAGCAATGACACCTCCAAATCTGAGTAG